The genomic stretch gagacagagatTGAAAATTCTAGCAGAAATTGATAAAGAGAGGAAACCCTAACAGACCTCTTTTCTCTAAATGTCTTTGAATctgaaaatgaaagagaaaggaagaaaagttaaaaactaataatttgaGGGGTTAAAATCTAATTAGTcaattttccaaaaaaaaaggggtacattttataattatttttatgatggTTAATGATAAACCTACAGAAATGTAGGAGCAAGGAATCCATAGcctgtatttatatataataattaatttagtttgtAAATAATATTCTTGATAAAATAAGGTAACAAAGATATGTTTAGTGGTTTTTAATGGGTTTACTTACTCATTCTCATAATAGCGTGATCTGTTTGttttcaataaaatattttatatcaagTTATTGTTATATGAAACTGAAAATGCCATAAACATGTTTATTGtttataatttttcatgtgTAATTTGAATGTTACAACATGTTTACTACTAGAAAGTGAGTTTTGTCATTTCCAGATTAATAATATTCTTAAACTGGATATATTACTCTTAATACAAATCACATGATgataaaattatatcaaattggAGTGACATTATCCTTTATCCTTTTCCTCTTTTGCTACACTTTGTCTATCATAATAGATTTAGTGGATTCACAAAATGAGTAGTTATTAATCCCCGAGTTAAATTGTGTCTTGCATGCAATAATTTGGACTGGAAATTCAGTAATCATACATAATCAGGTGTGCATGTAATGGAAATCTATAGCACCATATACCAATAGAACCCaatgatatataaaaaaaaacgcATATATATGTAAATGTAAATACAGTAATAGtgaaaatatataataagataCATGATGAAATTAAGTACTAAGCACTACTAAGAAGGTTTCTTGTATCTTGATTCTTGCCCCAAGCTCTCTCCTTCCATATGACTTCCACTTCGTCAAAAGTCAACCCCTTAGTCTCGGGAACACACGTAGCCACAAAGACAAAGGCAAGCACGCATATACCTGCAAGGATCAAGAAGGTGGCACCAGTTCCCAAGACTTCAGCGATGGAGAGAAAGCTCTGAGAAACTATCAAGTTTGAAACCCAGCAGACGGTGGCGGACATTCCCCCACAAATGCCTCTGTATTCTTCCGGGTATATCTCTGAGTTCACGGTCCACGGGACGGGCCCCATCCCGGGCGAAAAGAACGCGATGTAGAGGGTTAAGCCCAACACTGCGATCCATCCGTACAACTGGTTGTCGGATGATTGGTTCGTGAAGGCGAAGGCCAGGATGATGAGGGAGGTGAAGACTCCTCCTAAGCTGGACAGTGCCAGTATCTTCCTTCCGGCGTGGTCAATCAGATatatgcccagaatggtgcctgCCGCATTCATTCCCGCAACAAGCAGTGAGATCGTTAGAGCCAACTCATTCGACTCGAATCCTGCCATTTGTACGATCGTTGGGCTGTAGTACATCACTGTGTTGATACCCGTAAATTGCTGAAAAGCCTGCACCCcaattcaaaactccataaatatgtatttcttttgtataccaaaatcaataaattaactTTGCACGTTGAAAATGTATTTACCTGGAGTCCAGCTCCGACAAGGAAGGCGAGTTTGATTTCCTTTGATTTGAAGACATCAGTGAATCTAATATCCTTCCTCCTCTGGCGCTCTTGCTCTGACTGAGCAGTAAGGAAGTCAACTTCATCTTCTAGGCGAGCAAAGTCGTAGATCTTGGAAAGAACATCAACAGCTTCGTTTTTCCTATTCTGGAAGCAAGATCAAGGGAGTATTGAGTTAgttgaatgaatgaatgaatgaatgaagatATAGATAGATACCTTGGTGAAGAGCCATCTAGGGGATTCAGGTAGAAAGAGCATGAGGGTGAACTGAACAATTGCAGGGACAGCAGAAACGCCAAGCATCCAGCGCCACGTGCCGGGAACCCTGGTAAAAGCAAGGTTGACGATGTAGGAAAGAAACTGGCCACCGGTAATCATGAGGACGTTGGTGCTGACCAAAGAGCCCCTGATTTCGGAGGGGGATGCCTCCGCGATGTAGACGGGGGCCGTCACAGAGGCCACGCCCACTCCCAAGCCAACAAGAAACCGCCCCAATATCAGAACGTAGTGATTGGGGGCGGCTGCCATCCCGATGGCACCCGACCCGAATATGACGTCAGCAATGAGCGTCGCCTTCTTCCTCCCGTATGCGTCGTTGATCCAACCTCCCGCCGCCGCTCCAAGAATGGCTCCGGCAATGGCCATGCTCACTATTGTCTCCTGCAGAAAATTGCTATTCCTAACTTCCTCAAAATCATCTTTTATGTATAGAAGTGCTCCTGATATCACTCCTgcatttaattatttgtttaatttcaGTATTTAATTATAGATAGAGAAATGCAACAATAAAATTTGTAGGTAGAGAATCAAGACGCAAGTTAGAACTGAAATTGGTACCTGTATCGTAGCCAAAGAGCATGCCACCAATGCCAGCAACGGCGGTGAGTCCGAGAATATAAGGATTCTTGAAAAATGACATCTTCCTATCAGGATACAAATCCAGGTACCCTGAGCTTCCTGGGGTTGATTGCATAGTCATCTTAGAAAATGCAACCTAACCACCAATCCAAATCTAATATATGAAATCACTTAATGAATTTAGGCAATCGACAATATGATGGTTCTGATGGGATTAAGGATCATTTGCTTAAACCATGCATGGAGCCATGGATTATAAATAGTACAATATATAATAGAGACAACTAAATTGATTTGCTGGGATAATAACCTAATTACCAGAATTgggaaattttaaatttcaaaaaggCTAGCTTAGGAGCGAGGCCAGATCGGATTTTGTTACTTCCTTGTTGTATTTTCGTTTGGCTAAGAAAGGGAGATGCAAATTGGGTACAATAATTTGGACAGTATATCATAACCATTAATTTAAAGGGAggttgtatatatgtatgtatgttgcatgcaattttattttcttttccttttttttctttttttttcattttgttttttcaGTTGCAATTTCTTATTTTCCCTCCTAATTACCAGCCATCCATCCCAATAAAACAGATCCTCCGTCCTAATAATTGCATAGTTCAcgtataattataattatataccTTAAAAATGAGCTCACTAATTGTCTTTGTTAAAGACATTTGAATTACTTTAGGAAGAATA from Arachis stenosperma cultivar V10309 chromosome 9, arast.V10309.gnm1.PFL2, whole genome shotgun sequence encodes the following:
- the LOC130948130 gene encoding inositol transporter 1-like; protein product: MTMQSTPGSSGYLDLYPDRKMSFFKNPYILGLTAVAGIGGMLFGYDTGVISGALLYIKDDFEEVRNSNFLQETIVSMAIAGAILGAAAGGWINDAYGRKKATLIADVIFGSGAIGMAAAPNHYVLILGRFLVGLGVGVASVTAPVYIAEASPSEIRGSLVSTNVLMITGGQFLSYIVNLAFTRVPGTWRWMLGVSAVPAIVQFTLMLFLPESPRWLFTKNRKNEAVDVLSKIYDFARLEDEVDFLTAQSEQERQRRKDIRFTDVFKSKEIKLAFLVGAGLQAFQQFTGINTVMYYSPTIVQMAGFESNELALTISLLVAGMNAAGTILGIYLIDHAGRKILALSSLGGVFTSLIILAFAFTNQSSDNQLYGWIAVLGLTLYIAFFSPGMGPVPWTVNSEIYPEEYRGICGGMSATVCWVSNLIVSQSFLSIAEVLGTGATFLILAGICVLAFVFVATCVPETKGLTFDEVEVIWKERAWGKNQDTRNLLSSA